One Desmodus rotundus isolate HL8 chromosome 10, HLdesRot8A.1, whole genome shotgun sequence genomic window, GTTGTTATGGAAGACTACTTGTCTAGGTAGGCGGTTAGGGCACAGTTACTCAACTATTGGCCACTGGATTCATAACTCAGATATTTACCTACATGGTATGTGACCACATTAgggccactgtgtgtgtgtgtgtgtgtgtgtgtgtgtgtaattctaAAACTCACCTGGTCTGATGATTATGAGGGAGAAATgttttattcaagtcctttgccattcTCCAGTCAGGTTATTGTGTTGGTGTTTTTGTCATTGAGTTTGTAGGACTTCCTTGTATGTCTTGGGTTTTACTTCCTTACCAGATACATGGATTTCGAgtatttccttccagtctttagGTTGCCTTTCATTCTCttgacagtttcctttgctgggtGGAAGCCTTCAGTTTCATGCAGTCCCACTCGTTTGTTTTCTGCTTCTGCTGAGTGTGCTTTTGGGGTCACATCCATGATTTTATTGCCATGgccagaattttaaaatgggcatatgcatggaatagacacttctgcaaagaagACATGTGAATGGACAAGAGATGGATGAagagatgctcagcgtcactaccCATCAGGTCCATGCacgtcaaaaccacaatgaaacacCACCGCACACCCATTAGGTGAGTATTACAAAAGAAAACTCCACTGAAGTGTTggcaagtatgtggagaaaattggaacccttgttTGTACTCTGTTGGTGGAAATGTTTAAAGGTGCAGCTTCTGTGGAAAAGATgatggggtttcctcaaaaataaaaataaaaaaatggaactattGTATGGTCACGTCCACAAAGAGCTCTCTGCACTCCCATGTCatttgcagcatcatttacaacagccaagataggGAAACAGCCCCAAATGTCCacagacagatgaatgaatggataaaggaaatgtgttatatatacaatgtggaatattactcagccttcaAAAAGGAAACCTTGAtatttttgacaacatggatgaacccagaGGACACCGAGCTGAGTGAGATCGCAGAAGAGCAAATGCTGCCCAATCCCCCCGCATCAGGAATCTGAACTAGTCCAACTCAAAGAAGCAGAGACTAGAATGGCAGTTACCGGGGGCTGGGGTCGGGGAGAAAAGTGGGAACTTGTTGTTCAGTTGGTATAAAGTTTCGGTTACACAAAACGAACACGTTGTAGATTTCAGCTGTGTCACAGAAGAGTAACAACACTGTATTGTGCCCTTAGAAACTTAGTGAACATCGAGTTCCTACTGCTAGCACGTCTGCTTCTGGAAAATCCTCCCAGGACCCTAGTATCTGGGCACGTACCCCTCGTGTGGACCTGGGCTGGGCCATGGCCAAGGACACCCACCTTGCTCCCTTCTTCATCATCAGCGCTTTCCCCTGTGCTCGTGATGAGGTAGTAGGTGCTCCATAGTGTTAAAGGGGTTCACTGGGAGGGTACAGCCTTGTTTTTCAGgagaatttgtttcttttcccaaCTCCCTAATTTGCAAAAGCAAGCAAGCTGTGCGCAAAACAGCTTGAGGCCTCCAGAAACTAGTGCAAGGTGGTCTCATTAATCTTAGCTGTTTTTGTGTGACTTTACCTTTTCTATTTTATGGCAACTGAAGTTCTCAATTACCAGACTGCACTCTGCAAGATTCTCTCACatgctaataaaaaaaaaatatggccataTTGGGGACGTCCTTGGGGAACACGTCCTGTATCAGGAAAAGTAGTTAAGCTCTGGGGTCTTTAAGGAGCCTGGGAAAGTCCAACCAGAAACTGTGGGCTTGGGTGTATTATCTATTCAAAAGCAGAACTGAGCTTCGCAAGTTCAATGATGCCTTTTGGCTCATTAAAGCCACGAAGTGAGAATTAAAATGTCCAGGTTATCTTTATAATCACATTCACGCATCAGTTAGTATTGGATATGAGCAAAGACGACAGGAACTGACTGTGGGCGaagcactcactcactcactcacactcacaggGGACACTCGCCGAGGATGGGACCCAGATCTGTCAGAGCTGCAGCTGCTCCCTCCGCAGTCCCCACCCTCCTGACTCAGGACGGCCTTCACTTGGTGGGCATCTGCAGGAAGCCCTGCTGACCTTTGTGTGGCTTTTCCTGGAGCATTCTGGTCTGTGGAGGGTGACCTGGGCCAGGTGAATGTCCTGGGCACCTCAGGATTGGCGGCTCCCCAGGAATTCCTGGGGTCAGTTTCTGAGTTAGCCCCTGTGAAATTTTATTGCTGCAGggatgagggaggcaggagggcagcaCAAGCAAccctggggtggggccggggAAGGCCCTCATTTACTAAGGAACGACTTCGGGAGACTATCAGAAACAGACCAGAAAGTGACCCGTTGGTTTGGCAAGATGCAAATGCCGAGGCCTTTGGGGCAGCTTTTCCTGTCTGCCTTGGTGCTTATAGGCCTGGCAGgagtagagggagggaggggctgaaaGCTGGGCCTCCCCCGTGGccttccccagccagggcccttcctgGGCGCCTCCCACTCCGCAGGAATCCTCAAGGGCACTCCCTCATTCTCAGAGTAGTTGGACTTCAATCCGTACACCGGGTCAAAAAATACAAAGGTTCTCTGCTGGAGATCTAGGTGGTGGCTCTCTGGGAGGACTTAACactccttcccccgcccccaccccccgcccccatcaaGGATTCCTTTTGAAGAAAAGCACGCCAGGCTCCTGGAAGGTGACATAGCATCCTGAGGAAATAGCCACTGTAAGTGGCTTTTGAGCTGCATTTCCCTAAGGGAATAATCAGCACCTCTTCCCCAAGACAGCTCCAGGTGAGCAAGTGAGGAAGGGAACACCTTCGTGTTCCCCAAAGTTAAGGTGTTGGCGTAACTGTCCATTGATGACAGACAAAGCACGCTCTCATCTATTGTCGCTTGTAATTCTGGATCCAGAGGTATGATTCCCCTGGGGGCACTTGCTCATCACTCTTCCAGTGGTTCAGCAGGGCACACTTGGGGAGCCTCTGCCTTTGAGCCCTGTGATCGCCCTGCGGCACAAGCGGTCTTCCAAGTAAACCCTCCCTCTGTAGCGGCCACATGGCCTCATTGTCTTCGGTAGGCGTCTGGCTGCGCGGATGTTAGCCATCTCGGCAAACCGCGCCCAGGCCACTCTGCGGAACGTCCCCAGACCCGACGCAGGTGGCGCAGTGAGTTCGGTGTCACCAGAACAAAGGAGCGGATCCTGCACGGGCTCGAGCGGGCATCGCCGGGCCAGCGCGAATGGAGAGCGAGCAGAGTGGGGGCCCAGCGGCACGCCGCAGGCAGCGTCTTGGCCCCGGCCAGCCCCTCAAAGCGTCCTTTCTTCTCGGTGTCTCTAGGAGCGGCCCCGGGGACATCCGGGAGGGGGCGCAGCTAGCTGTCCCTGTCTACTTGTCCCGTCGCACCCTCTCTCAGCCGCCGCCCCCACCCGAGAAGTGCACAAAGAGTGGTGCCTGTGAGCTCACACCTCCCATCCGGGCGGGGCGCCGGCAGGGCTGGTGAGCTCTGCCGTGCCCGCCTTAaaggacaccccccccccccacacaccgtTCCTCGTGACCACTGCGCATGCCCGACCGACCGTGGtgcggggagggaaggaagaccGGGCGCGTACCCTGCATCTCCGGCTGGCGCTATGGCTGGCGCTCCCTTGGTGGCGGCGCTGGTGCGCGCCTCAGGCACTCGGGGTTTGGGCCGTTGCGAGGGGCTGGTGCAGCACCTAGGCATGGTGCCTTCCAGAGGTTGCCGGAGGCTAGGCGGGCCAGGCCCTGGCTGCAGCCGGATTCTGGCTTTCTGATCCACAATTTCATAGCTAGCTGGGGGAAGTGCTGCCCAAGAATACGGAATTGTGGGCGCGTGCGCTCGAGTGGTGATGCGGTCGAGTGGATGCCATTGTGTCTTAAGCGCTCTCGTGCAGGTGGGCAGCCCGCGCCCGGAGACACATTGCCAGTATGCACCAGCACCTCGAGTCCTGCTTTCCGTGTTTGAGGGCTTGGGACCACCCTTTTGGGCACACAACAGACCTTTCTCCAGTTGCACCTCTGGTTCTAGGGGTGGTTTATTTGGTCGACACTAACGGGACTTTATAAGGACCTCTTTCTTAGAGCCGGGCATCAGAGTTGCACGCGTTTTCTTTTCTCGgtcaggagaaagaggaaacctGGGTACGGTAACCTGTCCCTGGCTAATCCGTACATGCAAGTGTCCCGAGGCTGCGGGTCCCGCATTAGACAACAAAGAGAGGCGTTAGtggaggcgggggcggggcgcggcaAGCAGGAGGATGCGCGGGCTGCGGTGAGCCGGGGTTGGGGGCGCTCTCGCTCCGCTAGCTCAGCCCGCGGCCTCCGCCCGCCCCCAGCCCTGCGCGCACCAATCGCCTTCCCCAGCGATAGTGTCAGTAGCATTGTAGTGTCAGCTCCCGCCGGTGACGTTGCGCCTCCCCCGTCCCCCTCCAGAGCCGTCTAGCTGCAGAGGCTCAGTCAAGAGGCggggagcagagaaggaaaaagcGCTGATTgaaggcgggagggagggagtggaggagcCGGGGAGGGGCTCCTTAAAGAAACGCTGCTGTCGCTCGTCTGCTCGCTTCTCTCTCGGCATTGTGGCCAGCCAGCCGGGCACTCGGGGGGCGCGCGGCTGCCACTCGAAttctgcccccgccccacccgccAACAGACCTGGGGTGGGGACCCAGGCGGGGGCTCCCGCATCCACTGCCCGGCGCAGACCGCACGGAGCGACCCACTCCTTCCGGCGCCCGAGAAAGGAGCCACGGAACCCTCTGCAGCCGGCTGGCCTCCCCGCCCCTGACCGCTCGCTTCCCGACTGCCTTTGTGGCCGTAGCTTCTGAACCAAGGGCCGGCGGGGGCGCGGTGCGCACAGCAGAACGATGCCCAGCTCGCTGTTTGCAGACCTGGAGCGCAACGGCAGCGGAGGGGGAGGCGGCGGCGGGGTTGGAGGCGGTGGCAGCGGCGGGGGAGAAACCCTGGATGACCAAAGAGCCCTGCAGCTCGCTTTGGACCAGCTCTCCCTCCTGGGGCTGGACAGTGATGAGGGCGCCTCTCTGTACGACAGCGAACCGCGCAAGAAGAGCGTGAACATGACCGAGTGCGTGCCGGTTCCTAGTTCGGAGCATGTTGCCGAGATCGTGGGGAGGCAAGGTGGGTCCGGCAAGGATGGGGAGCTGGAGCAAAGCGGGTCTCTGGCCACCGCCCTGCAGGGAGGGCGCGAAAGGGATCGGGAGCTGGGAgctttggggagggaggaagagccgCGCGAAGGGCCGGCGCCCCCAGACAAAGAAAGTGCAGGCAGGCTGTTTCCCAGACCCACGCTGCGGCCACGGCGGGATGCACTTCTACTGCAGAAaccactgtcctctcccctggCGCCCCCCACCCAGCCTACCCCGGGAAATATCATTTAAACAGAACAtgcttgggggagggggccttTGATTCATCCattgggaggggggaagaggaggagtgaGCATCGGATGGAGGAGGATTCTGTATTTCTGCAAAGCATAatggagcccagaggaggaacAATGGGTCCCGGGACTGCCCCCTTTCCCAGCGGTCCCCCAGCGCTGGGGGATCGCAGCTCCGACTGCCTTCCCAGAACCCCTTCGCCGCGCCTTCAGGGCGGACGGCGCGTCCCGCTGGATTTTAGAGGCGTCTCCCCAGCTGACTTTTTCTGGGATTCTGGGGTTTGGCTCCGGACGACTGCAGTCAAACCGGGGAAGGGCTGGGCAGCAAGGGAGCTGTTCCTCGAGCGCTTCGCGGGTGGAACCCGCTTCCCTCTCGGGCAGGGGTCAGGGTGGGAGCCGCCCCCCTTCCAACCCTCGAGTGTCCCGCCGTTCAGCTGTCCTGAACACGGGCTGTCCCAAGTCTCCTCGCTTATCCCGGGGTAATGggtgtgtctctctttctcccactccctcctctgCACCCTGGCTCCCAGGTTGTAAAATTAAAGCGCTGCGGGCGAAGACCAACACTTACATCAAGACCCCGGTTCGCGGGGAGGAGCCTGTCTTTGTTGTGACGGGCAGGAAGGAGGATGTGGCCATGGCTCGAAGGGAGATTATCTCTGCTGCCGAGCACTTCTCCATGATCCGCGCCTCCCGGAATAAGAACACGGCGCTCAACGGCACGGTGCCGGGCCCACCCAACCTGCCCGGGCAGACGACCATCCAGGTACGGGTGCCCTACCGCGTGGTGGGACTCGTGGTAGGGCCCAAAGGCGCCACAATCAAGCGCATCCAGCAGCAGACACACACGTACATCGTGACGCCCAGCCGTGACAAGGAGCCTGTGTTCGAGGTGACTGGCATGCCTGAGAACGTGGACCGCGCTCGGGAGGAGATCGAGGCGCACATCGCCCTGCGTACAGGCGGCATCATCGAGCTCACCGATGAGAACGATTTCCACGCTAACGGCACGGATGTGGGCTTTGATCTGCTTCATGGGTCCGGCGGGTCCGGCCCAGGCAGCCTATGGAGCAAGCCTACCCCCAGCATCACGCCCACCCCAGGCCGCAAACCCTTCTCCAGCTACCGTAACGACAGCTCTAGCTCTCTTGGCAGCGCCTCCACCGACTCTTACTTCGGTGGGGGTACCGGCGGCAGCACAGCGGCCACCCCGCGCTTGGCCGACTACAGCCCCCCCAGCCCTGCACTCAGCTTTGCCCACAACGGGAACAACAACAACGGCAATGGATATGCCTACACTGCCGGGGAGGCTTCCGTGCCTTCCCCCGATGGCTGTCCGGAGCTCCAGCCAACCTTCGACCCGGCTCCTGCTCCTCCGCCTGGGGCACCCCTTCTCTGGGCCCAGTTCGAGCGGTCCCCGGGAGGCGGACCTGCAGCTCCCGTGTcctcttcctgctcttcctctgcctcttcttcagCTTCATCCTCTTCGGTGGTCTTTCCCGGGGGCTGTGCCAGCGCGCCCTCCAACGCCAACCTGGGGCTGCTGGTGCACCGCCGGCTGCACCCGGGCACCAGCTGCCCACGCTTGTCCCCACCCTTGCACATGGCCCCGGGCACGGGCGAGCACCACCTGGCTCGCAGGGTGCGCAGCGACCCTGGCGGAGGGGGCCTGGCCTATGCGGCCTATGCCAACGGAATAGGAGCGCAGCTGCCCGGCCTGCAGCCGTCTGACACGTCCGGCTCCTCATCGTCGTCCAGCTCTTCTTCCAgctcctcgtcctcctcctccgGGCTGCGGCGCAAGGGCAGCCGCGACTGCTCCGTGTGCTTTGAGAGCGAAGTGATCGCCGCACTGGTACCCTGTGGTCACAACCTATTCTGCATGGAGTGTGCCAACCGCATCTGTGAGAAGAGCGAGCCCGAGTGTCCGGTCTGCCACACTGCAGTCACACAGGCCATCCGTATCTTTTCCTGAGGGCGGTGTGCGCCTGCGCGCCCCGCACTGGGAAGGGGGACCCTTCCCCCCCGCCCTCACTCCCCAGAGCCGGCTGGCCTCCTTGGTGCCCAACCTTATCCTCACTCTTCTGGCACTCTTGAGATCCGAGAGGACCTTGGGAAGCTGTAGTATCCAcgcagttttaaaatttaatgtttaaacaAAGGAACGTGCCAGGATAACTGCATCAAGAGCACTGTAGCCTGGAAAGCCTCCGAACCGCCTGAAATGCATGCTGTATAAATAATAGGGACGGCGACCTGCTAGTGACGATAGTTTTTACACTGTACTTAATAGGAAGCTTCCAAAAGAAGAAAACCCCACAAGTTTCCATTTCCTGAAAGTAGGAGCGAGGTGGACAGTAACTCCCATTAAGACGATAACAGTGCTGTGGGATCTGCGGGCTGTTCTCGTTGGTTCCCCTCTGTGGTTGGGTTCCTAGGATGCTTCTAGAACACAGTGGGCTCTTCCTGAATGTCTGTGGAAGGGCCCAGAGTTCCTGAGAAACCAGGATACTGCAGCTTTATTAAAGTTAAAGAAACTGTAACATATCTCTTATATATTAAAAAcgtttaaaagttttaaagagaaatttcatTAATACAGAttgaagtattttattcttttttgacttgaaaaattatatttcatattgCAAAGATGTTTACAAGTATTTTAATTTAAGTTCAGTGAACTTTTTTGTAGCTGggttaaatcttttttattttagtatggCCTTACGGCAAAGAAcactgtattattttaataatcacaCAGTTGTGACAGAATTACAAACCATAAAAATGTGTAATGTTTTGAACAGTATTCTGTTGGGATGGAGATTTTATAGGTTCAGACAAATCTTCTAGATCTGCTTCACCCAGCATATTTTCTATTCAGTgatataaagcatattttattctatattattacaaaaaaaagCGGAAATGTATAAACATGTCAAAAGGGACTGTTGAAGCTTTCTAACATTTGTATAAATAGAATTCAGTGCAAGTTACAAAAGTTCTGTTGCACCACTATAGTTttagtatttctattttaatacatttgtttACCACTTGTTTATGTATATGTAGGTGACGTTACTTGAGCTTAAATGTACTTTACTgagcaaagtttaaaaaacaaagtatattttattttatgataaaggGCCTTTAACCTCATGGTCAAATACTAATATTATATTTGCTGAGACAAGATTTGAAATTGTatcaagagttttatttttctgacatttaaagTTCTACATAATAAAGGTAAAACTTAAGTAATGGTGctacttcattttttaagtatttctatataaataaaatattgaagaaaaccTATATTGCGTGGTGACATGATTTTTTTAAGCCTCTTGGTGGACGTGTAATAAGGAATAAAACTCTTACACGTGACAAGTTGAAATAGCTAAGTTCCAGGCATATTATGTCAGTAATTTTATCAATAGAATGGACTTTGAAAAAAGAGGCCTGAGCTGTGTGTGTTTGGACGTAAGAGCCATGGgcaacagtatttttaaaagttgcaagTTTCTGCTGAATCAGGCCCTGCTTCTCCATGAGACAAAGCATGGGGCCCATGGTAACTTTTAGGAGCCCAGGAAAATGTtgcatttcacttaaaaaatcccgaaggaaatgttttcaatttccaGGCCTGTACAAACCTATTAAAATGTGCCTAAAACATTAAGGAAATAAGAtattaaaagtatttgaaattacattaaaaaattaattttagtactattattattagaGGAAGGAGTCCAGGAAAGCAAAAAAGCCCAGGAATGGGGAAAGTCGTGACCCTGCCCAGCCGGGCCGCTGAGACCGTAGGGGGCctaagggctgtgtgtgtgttgtgagtTCTCATTGAGGGTCACTTACTTGGGGAATGGCTCCAGGGATGACAGTTTCTGCTGGCGCAGAGCACTCAGCTGGATTTGAGCACTGTCTTAATAGGCTTCTGCTGGTAGGGCTTGCTAATTGGTGCTGACAGGCTGCCGGTGTTAACTGTTTGTTGCTGGAGAGCCGCTTTTGTTGGCTTTTGGCAGGCTACACCTGCTCCCTGGCTGCAAGGCTTTATCAAGGGGTGGAGCGTGGCACTTTCCTGGGGCCTGAACTCTTCAGTCTCCTGGAGAGGCCTCAGGAATGGCCAGGCCACGGCATTTCCAGCACACTTCCTGGCCCAGCTGTCCTTGGAGAGCAGCACCTGCCCAGAATGGGGCAGGCTTCTACTTCACTCTGTGCTTGGGGGAGACAGTTAGCAGGTGAGTCCACAGACTGGCCTGTAATATGTGTCGGTGGTTCCCAGTACCCCGCTTCGTGTTTTTATTTGGGGATTTTGGCGCTGCCGACACTGCAGCTCCTGATTTGTTTAAGTTACGTGGTGTGGGGAGGCGGGACTCTGGCCTCCTCTGGGGCAAGGGGGAGGAAAGGGCGTGGCCTTGCTTGAGAAATTTCTGGCATCATCAACGCTGGGAAGTTCCCAGACCATGTTTTCTCCTGCTCTTCTCCCTCAAGGGCCGGACTTTAGCCAAGCTCTGGCGCGGGGTGATGTTACAGTCGGTTTCTCCCTTTCCGTTTTCGCTGTTCAGAAATGCCTAGAACTGAACGAAGGTTCCTTTTACACTTCCCCAGTGATGTAACTTGGCCTCCCTGCCTCGGCAGGACGATGGCAGAGAAGGTGAGGAAACATCCCCAGTCCTGATGGGTTGCATTGGTTGTGGGCCCCTACCCAGGCTTTGGGAAATGAAACAAGATCGGGTTTTGAGGCTGCTGACAAAGCCTGGCGTGGCCTGTACCTTTGCTGTGTTGAGGGACAGCATCCCTCTGTTGACATGCAGTTTTGGGATATGTTAACTAATAAAACTGCCTTCGTTTGGGGGAGAGAGCTTTCCACCATTGGTTTCCCCTGCTGGGCAGGCCCTTGTCGCCAGCAGAGGATGTGGGCGCACACTCGTGGTATTAGGGGGCATTAGCTTTTGATCGGGGGCGAGCCTTTTGTCCCatctcccccaaaagaaaactgcaggtCACAGTTCTCCCGCCCACGAGATGAGAAGGGCCATGGTCCTGCTCCGTGACAGCCTGGCCGGCAGCTTCCCTTCTGCTGTTAACACCCTTCTGAAATCTCTCACACcaacgtttctctctccccctcccttcccctctaaatgcacataagtaaaaccttttaaaaaaaaaaaatctttctgcaGCTACAAAATACCAGCTAacacaccccaccctccccagtcaCTCTTCCCTGTTTGCTTTCCTGGGCACTAGTGCTTCTCAGCTGGAGGTGTTTTTGCTAATCTCACCCCCTCGAGGCAGCAATCTCTGGAGACACTTTTGGGTGTGACAACTTGGGGGTCTCACTCGTGGCATCTAACCACTAgtggccagggatgctgcttaaAACCCTCCAAGGCACAAGGTGGAATTATCCAACCGAGGGTGGAGAGCCCCGATGTAGACAAAGCAGGCCTACCTTCCCTGCAGTGTACTCACTGCCTTGAAATTGGTGCTATCGTTCCGACacttaaaatgcaaaatgatgGACCCTCCCTCGTGTTCTGGAGTTACCCCCTACCTAGGGGGGTTCTGTTATCGGAGacgctggggtgggtggggctgggggaggccaaGGCTCACGTCTCAGCACAGGAGGTCAAAATAACGGAACTCTCTTTATTTGCCAATGACTGGTAGATTGAGCCCAGCTAACAGTGATTATGCTCACATGGACTATTCAAAGCACCTGGTTTCCCGTTCTCTCCTACACTCCTTTCCACAACCACAAGGTGACCACCACTGCGGTGTGACTGTGCCTATTTATTGTAACATCTGAGGGCTCACAATGTGGTCACCCCCAAATGCAGACTCAGGGTCTCTAGCCCCAGCTCGGGCTCGGTCTGCCTGGAGCTGTGAGACAAGTTCACGGAGAAATTCAGGAAATTCATCTGTGTCCGTCCGCCGCTCGTCCCCCTGTCCCTGTTTCCCGGGCCCCCTTTGTCCTTCCACAACTGGCTCTTGGGAGAAGCTTTGTTGTCTTCAGTGAATTTCCGGCACACTGCTCTAGAGCTTTTTTCTCTTCAGCCTCGTCTTTCCAGGAAATGGGAATAAATTTGCCCCCTCCGAGGAGGGTGTTGAGCCTCCCGGCCAGCGTAATGCTGATGCATTGTCCTGACAGTTTTACGGGGGCAAGGTGCCTTGGGAACAGATGGGATTTGTGCTCTTCCTCACCTTCATCAGAACATCCCCTCCCTGGCTAGGAAACTAGGGCTCTTCTAATGCTGAATCGGGCCtacattttgccttcctccctcccctgtcccagTCAAAACCTGACCTTGCCTCCTTCCCCCACCAGTGATGCTTCAAATGCTAAAGGCTCTCCCCACTGCCAAGGCCAGACTGTTGTCCAGGAAGGGCAGAGTGGGGGTGGTAGGGATTCCTAACTCGGGCCCAGTGACTGTTGGTGACAATCGCTGTGGTTTATGGAGCCCCTCACACTGAACCTGGCACAGTGCCACATTCTCTGCATTAATCCAGCCAGCAGGGTAGGTCTGAGTACCAGGCGTGTCCAACCTTTGGGtgtctctaggccacactggaagaagaagagtggtcttgggccccacattaaATACGTTGCGACACATCATCACAAAacaacctcataatgttttacgtgaatttacaattttgtgttaggccacattcctagccagcctgggctgtgtgctggccacaggctgcaggttggacacccctggaccaTAAACccatttcaaagagaaggaaacagtggGAGAGAAGGTAAATGACAGGCAGAAGCCCACGCAGCCCGTTTAGGTACTGACCCTAGTGTTCTGCCTGGAATCCATCTAAATCCAAAGGTCCTATCTCCCTTCCCTCAGACAGGTGGCTTTTAGAGGAGGTATTTTCAGAAAAAGTGAGCACTTGTCCGTGACAGCACAGTCCACTGTGGCAGTGACGTGCCGTTCTTAACGATGAGTGGAACTTATTTCAGAAATGGAGCAGGGCCCCGGAGCTGGGTGCTGCCGGGCCTCACACTGTGCCGCCAGGCAGAAACGAGACTGTGAATGGCAACTCACAGGCTCAGGGCCACTTCTGCTACCTGATTCCAAACCCTTGTTATCTCGTGACTGTTTCGTGACCAGTTTCAAAAATGTACAATAGCAAATTCTGTCATACAGCCTCTCTGGGTAGACCAAAGAAATTAGCATTTGATGAGGATAAAACGAATACAGAATTCTCTCTAGCAACAAAAAGCTCCATAAAAATGTCACAGGAACCAATTTAGCCACTGAAAGACGTCAAGACCCTGACGGAAAAGTGAAAGGCAGTCAGGTGTTTGGCTGCCGGAATGCCAGGCTCCTCCTTTGTTTCTtgtgccctcccccctccctcatcTCCCGGTTCTCAGCCTTTGCAGACCCAGGAGCCCTGGGCGTGGCCTGAGAGTGCCGCCCACCTCGTGAACCTCAGGGCCAACTCTTGAGGGCAGACATTTTCACAGAAGGGGCAGGTGACTCCCACAGCAGCGCTGTGACTCAGTTTGCTCACCTGTGAAAAGGGAGAGGCTTTACTTCCTTCTGGAATTATAAGACATGCGCAGCCTCTCTTTTTGGCTCATGTGACACCATGCACAGGGGCACCTGCCAGGGCATTCATgattgtttgtttccttgtctcttctCCCCTTGAGGCTGATTGTGCCTCCAGGGCTGGGGTCTCCTCCTTCCACCTCTGTGTCCCCAACACCCCACACGGAACCCACAGGGGTGTGCAATACACCCCTGGGAAAATCAGTGACGAAAGGCTGTTTTACCTGAAGTCACCGACATGCTCCTCGGTAGGGGACTTTCTTATGAAGCTAAGTAACTTCCACACAGTGGGGTTCCAGAGGTCATAATGAATGATGTCACCTTGATGTCTGACAAGGCAAAATGTAAAAGATAGGCTTTTTGTACGAGAAGAGTTTTCCAGGCGTAGAAAATTTGCAGGGCcgtccctgggccacacattaactacattgcaacacgtaatcacaaaaacaatCTCATCGTGTTTTAAGTACATCTGTGATTTTGTACCGGGCCACA contains:
- the MEX3B gene encoding RNA-binding protein MEX3B isoform X2; the encoded protein is MGTGHRPRPDSADGSQFVPRPLAKDLTGCKIKALRAKTNTYIKTPVRGEEPVFVVTGRKEDVAMARREIISAAEHFSMIRASRNKNTALNGTVPGPPNLPGQTTIQVRVPYRVVGLVVGPKGATIKRIQQQTHTYIVTPSRDKEPVFEVTGMPENVDRAREEIEAHIALRTGGIIELTDENDFHANGTDVGFDLLHGSGGSGPGSLWSKPTPSITPTPGRKPFSSYRNDSSSSLGSASTDSYFGGGTGGSTAATPRLADYSPPSPALSFAHNGNNNNGNGYAYTAGEASVPSPDGCPELQPTFDPAPAPPPGAPLLWAQFERSPGGGPAAPVSSSCSSSASSSASSSSVVFPGGCASAPSNANLGLLVHRRLHPGTSCPRLSPPLHMAPGTGEHHLARRVRSDPGGGGLAYAAYANGIGAQLPGLQPSDTSGSSSSSSSSSSSSSSSSGLRRKGSRDCSVCFESEVIAALVPCGHNLFCMECANRICEKSEPECPVCHTAVTQAIRIFS
- the MEX3B gene encoding RNA-binding protein MEX3B isoform X1; protein product: MPSSLFADLERNGSGGGGGGGVGGGGSGGGETLDDQRALQLALDQLSLLGLDSDEGASLYDSEPRKKSVNMTECVPVPSSEHVAEIVGRQGCKIKALRAKTNTYIKTPVRGEEPVFVVTGRKEDVAMARREIISAAEHFSMIRASRNKNTALNGTVPGPPNLPGQTTIQVRVPYRVVGLVVGPKGATIKRIQQQTHTYIVTPSRDKEPVFEVTGMPENVDRAREEIEAHIALRTGGIIELTDENDFHANGTDVGFDLLHGSGGSGPGSLWSKPTPSITPTPGRKPFSSYRNDSSSSLGSASTDSYFGGGTGGSTAATPRLADYSPPSPALSFAHNGNNNNGNGYAYTAGEASVPSPDGCPELQPTFDPAPAPPPGAPLLWAQFERSPGGGPAAPVSSSCSSSASSSASSSSVVFPGGCASAPSNANLGLLVHRRLHPGTSCPRLSPPLHMAPGTGEHHLARRVRSDPGGGGLAYAAYANGIGAQLPGLQPSDTSGSSSSSSSSSSSSSSSSGLRRKGSRDCSVCFESEVIAALVPCGHNLFCMECANRICEKSEPECPVCHTAVTQAIRIFS